A window from Sphingobacterium hotanense encodes these proteins:
- the lipA gene encoding lipoyl synthase, with product MIELPVIPANQTQRKPDWLRVKLPVGKEYRHVRGLVDEHKLHTICESGNCPNMGECWGAGTATFMILGNICTRSCSFCAVATGRPLAVDTDEPNRVANSVKLMQVKHCVITSVDRDDLKDGGSTIWAETILAIRRESPETTLETLIPDFKGQWENLDRLIAVRPEVVSHNIETVRRLTREVRIQAKYDRSLECLRRIAAAGLRTKSGIMLGFGETEEDVVETMQDLYDAGVNILTIGQYLQPTKAHHPVVEWVTPETFEKYKEIGLKMGFKYVESGPLVRSSYHAEKHLFDMQ from the coding sequence ATGATTGAACTACCGGTTATTCCAGCAAACCAGACACAGCGTAAACCAGATTGGTTGCGTGTTAAGCTTCCTGTGGGTAAAGAATACCGCCACGTGAGAGGCCTGGTTGACGAGCATAAATTACATACGATTTGCGAAAGCGGTAACTGTCCGAACATGGGAGAGTGTTGGGGAGCAGGTACGGCTACTTTCATGATTTTGGGGAATATCTGTACGCGTTCGTGTTCTTTCTGTGCGGTAGCCACAGGACGTCCATTGGCCGTAGATACAGATGAGCCTAATCGTGTAGCAAACTCGGTGAAGTTAATGCAGGTAAAGCATTGTGTAATAACATCGGTTGACCGTGATGATTTGAAGGATGGTGGTTCGACGATTTGGGCGGAGACTATTTTGGCTATTCGTAGAGAAAGTCCTGAAACTACATTAGAGACTTTGATTCCAGATTTCAAAGGACAATGGGAAAACTTAGATCGTTTGATCGCTGTTCGCCCGGAAGTAGTTTCTCATAATATTGAAACGGTAAGACGTCTAACAAGAGAAGTGCGTATCCAAGCGAAATATGATCGCTCTTTGGAGTGTTTACGCAGAATTGCAGCTGCTGGTTTGCGAACAAAATCGGGTATTATGCTAGGTTTTGGCGAGACCGAAGAGGATGTGGTTGAGACGATGCAAGATTTATATGATGCAGGCGTGAATATATTGACTATCGGTCAATATTTACAACCTACAAAGGCGCATCACCCGGTAGTCGAGTGGGTTACTCCAGAAACTTTCGAGAAGTATAAAGAAATTGGTTTAAAGATGGGATTTAAGTATGTTGAATCAGGGCCGTTGGTTCGTTCATCTTACCACGCAGAGAAACATTTGTTTGATATGCAATAA
- a CDS encoding BrxA/BrxB family bacilliredoxin, with product MYPEYLVAPMRQELVDAGFQELKSVEEVDAAIPSEGTVFVVVNSVCGCAAANARPAAKAAVKNAKHPDKLVTVFAGMEKDAVDKARQYMLPYPPSSPAMALFKDGQLVHMIERHMIEGRPAQMIADNLVAAFDEYC from the coding sequence ATGTACCCAGAATATCTAGTAGCTCCAATGCGTCAAGAACTTGTAGACGCAGGATTCCAAGAATTAAAAAGTGTTGAAGAAGTGGATGCGGCGATTCCTTCTGAAGGAACAGTATTCGTTGTTGTAAACTCGGTATGTGGTTGTGCGGCAGCAAATGCTCGTCCAGCTGCGAAAGCTGCAGTTAAAAATGCTAAACATCCGGACAAATTGGTTACGGTATTTGCAGGTATGGAGAAAGACGCGGTAGATAAAGCACGCCAATACATGTTGCCTTACCCTCCATCATCTCCAGCAATGGCATTATTTAAAGATGGACAATTAGTGCACATGATAGAAAGACACATGATTGAAGGCCGTCCAGCTCAAATGATCGCTGACAACTTAGTCGCAGCATTTGACGAATACTGCTAA
- a CDS encoding Gfo/Idh/MocA family protein, whose protein sequence is MNNSRRDFLKKAGLLSSVAITLPSLQNEVFASQNFNMSGFAAPKIDKVKVAIIGLGMRGPGAVDRISYIEGAEIVALCDRHADRVTKAQTILTKKGLKEAKAYSGEDGWKTMLKNEELDLVYICTPWEYHAPMAIEAMKSGAHAATEVPIGLTISEIWEVVKTSEATKKHCMMLENCCYDFFEMLTLNMARQGMFGELVHAEGAYIHDLLDLNFNKNGYDNMWRLRENIKMNGNLYPTHGIGPIAQCLNINCGDKMNHLVAMQSNDFMMADKARELAGKDSFFQEFVGKRYRGNMDTTLIKTEKGKTMMIQHDVTSPRPYSRIHLLSGTKGFAQKYPKEGIAFGHSYIKPEELKALYDQYTPELVKFIGEQAKQVGGHGGMDFMMDWRLIDCLRNGLPLDQTVYDGASWSAVVPLSVQSVAKNSRTVDIPDFTRGNWKTNKPHDMTLNGGGNTGIRAKVESKKDVQLNVQ, encoded by the coding sequence AATAATTCGCGTAGAGATTTCTTGAAGAAGGCTGGCCTGTTATCGAGTGTTGCGATAACTCTACCGTCTTTGCAAAACGAAGTGTTTGCTTCCCAAAACTTTAATATGTCGGGCTTTGCAGCTCCGAAAATTGATAAAGTAAAGGTCGCAATTATTGGATTAGGAATGCGTGGTCCCGGTGCTGTGGATCGTATTTCATATATTGAAGGTGCAGAGATTGTTGCATTATGTGACAGACATGCAGACCGTGTAACCAAGGCTCAAACAATCTTAACCAAAAAAGGTCTTAAAGAAGCGAAAGCTTATTCAGGTGAAGATGGTTGGAAAACCATGCTGAAGAACGAAGAGTTAGATCTAGTTTATATCTGTACACCATGGGAATACCATGCTCCAATGGCTATTGAAGCAATGAAGTCGGGTGCTCATGCAGCAACTGAAGTTCCAATTGGTTTAACAATCTCGGAGATTTGGGAAGTTGTTAAGACATCAGAAGCAACTAAGAAGCACTGTATGATGTTGGAGAACTGTTGTTATGATTTCTTCGAAATGTTGACTCTTAATATGGCTCGTCAGGGCATGTTCGGTGAATTAGTACATGCAGAAGGCGCTTATATCCACGATTTATTAGATCTTAACTTCAACAAAAACGGTTATGACAACATGTGGAGATTGCGTGAAAACATTAAGATGAATGGTAACTTATATCCGACGCACGGTATTGGTCCAATCGCTCAATGTTTGAATATCAACTGTGGTGATAAAATGAATCATCTTGTTGCTATGCAATCTAACGACTTCATGATGGCTGATAAAGCGCGTGAATTGGCAGGTAAAGACTCATTCTTCCAAGAATTTGTTGGCAAACGCTACAGAGGAAATATGGATACTACCTTGATCAAAACAGAAAAAGGTAAAACGATGATGATCCAACATGATGTTACCTCACCTCGCCCTTATTCTCGTATCCACTTATTGAGCGGTACAAAAGGATTCGCACAGAAATATCCTAAAGAGGGTATCGCATTCGGACACAGCTATATTAAGCCTGAGGAATTAAAAGCGTTATACGACCAATACACACCAGAGCTAGTGAAGTTCATCGGTGAACAAGCAAAACAAGTTGGTGGTCATGGTGGTATGGACTTTATGATGGACTGGCGTTTAATTGACTGTTTAAGAAATGGTCTTCCATTGGATCAAACAGTATATGACGGTGCATCTTGGAGTGCAGTGGTTCCTTTGAGCGTTCAGTCGGTAGCAAAAAACAGCAGAACGGTGGATATCCCTGACTTCACTAGAGGTAATTGGAAAACCAATAAACCTCATGATATGACTTTAAACGGTGGTGGTAACACTGGAATCCGTGCTAAAGTAGAATCTAAAAAAGATGTTCAGTTGAATGTTCAGTAA
- a CDS encoding transposase, producing the protein MINQAKALKLIKLYQYVCDKYDSELQYYCQRFSNNNKPDFTDQEVLTIYLFSVHEEQRLRIKQIHKFASDYLMDWFPKLTSYVAFNTRINRLFDVLRSLCQSVIEDFAPEECSREFSLLDSMPIITCSGTRRAKVALEITDKSFCSTKRLWYFGLKLHALNSYNKSTLPRPESIVISKASESDLNIFKENWASIAGRTFFGDKIYRDAPFFEWFYKEKKSIMYTPIRETQGKPDCLKNRDRAYNDLFSRAVSRVRQPIESFFNWINEKTQIQNASKVRSTKGLLVHVFGKLTACFIKPIFNP; encoded by the coding sequence ATGATCAATCAGGCCAAGGCTCTAAAATTAATAAAATTATACCAGTATGTGTGTGATAAATATGACAGTGAACTGCAATATTACTGTCAGCGATTTTCAAACAATAACAAACCTGACTTTACTGATCAGGAGGTTTTGACCATCTATTTATTCAGTGTGCACGAGGAACAGCGGCTAAGGATCAAGCAGATTCATAAATTCGCCTCGGATTATCTGATGGATTGGTTTCCCAAGCTAACTTCGTACGTAGCATTCAACACCCGTATCAACCGCCTTTTTGATGTTTTGAGATCTCTCTGTCAGTCAGTTATAGAGGACTTTGCTCCAGAAGAGTGCTCCAGAGAATTTTCCCTACTGGACTCTATGCCCATCATAACCTGCAGTGGGACTAGAAGAGCAAAGGTAGCTCTGGAGATAACGGATAAAAGCTTCTGCTCAACGAAGAGGCTTTGGTATTTTGGATTAAAACTTCATGCGCTCAACAGCTATAACAAATCCACGCTGCCTCGTCCGGAAAGCATAGTAATAAGCAAGGCATCTGAAAGTGACCTGAACATATTTAAGGAGAATTGGGCATCCATCGCAGGTAGGACGTTCTTTGGTGACAAGATATACCGTGACGCCCCATTCTTCGAGTGGTTTTATAAAGAAAAGAAATCAATTATGTATACCCCGATAAGGGAAACCCAAGGAAAGCCGGATTGTTTAAAAAACAGGGATCGTGCTTATAATGATCTGTTTTCAAGAGCAGTATCTAGGGTAAGACAACCAATCGAATCCTTTTTTAATTGGATAAATGAAAAAACACAGATACAAAACGCAAGTAAGGTCAGATCTACCAAAGGACTATTAGTACATGTGTTCGGTAAATTAACAGCCTGTTTCATAAAGCCTATTTTCAACCCTTAA
- the ahcY gene encoding adenosylhomocysteinase, whose translation MSSLETTYVPYKVKDISLAEWGRKEIELAEAEMPGLMSLRKEFGASKPLKGARIAGCLHMTIQTAVLIETLVELGADVSWSSCNIFSTQDHAAAAIAAAGIPVYAWKGMNEEEFNWCIEQTLFFGEERQPLNMILDDGGDLTNMVFDQFPELIDGIRGLSEETTTGVHRLYERMKKGTLHLPAINVNDSVTKSKFDNKYGCRESLVDAIRRATDLMLAGKVAVVAGYGDVGKGSAESLRSAGVRVIVTEIDPICALQAAMEGYEVKKMADAIVEANIVVTTTGNKDIVRPEHFKAMKDKTVVCNIGHFDNEIDVAWLNDNYGSTKVEIKPQVDKYTIDGKDIILLAEGRLVNLGCATGHPSFVMSNSFTNQTLAQLELWTNTDQYEKQVYTLPKHLDEKVARLHLAHIGVELEELTQEQAEYIGVTVEGPYKPEAYRY comes from the coding sequence ATGTCATCATTAGAAACTACCTACGTACCTTACAAAGTGAAAGATATCTCTTTAGCCGAATGGGGTCGTAAAGAAATAGAATTGGCAGAAGCAGAGATGCCAGGATTAATGAGCCTTCGTAAAGAGTTTGGTGCTTCTAAACCATTAAAAGGTGCTCGTATCGCGGGCTGTTTGCACATGACGATTCAAACTGCAGTGTTAATCGAAACATTGGTAGAATTAGGTGCGGATGTATCTTGGTCATCATGTAACATCTTCTCAACACAGGACCATGCTGCTGCGGCGATTGCTGCTGCGGGAATTCCGGTTTATGCTTGGAAGGGTATGAACGAAGAGGAGTTTAACTGGTGTATTGAGCAGACTTTGTTCTTTGGCGAAGAACGTCAGCCTTTAAATATGATTTTAGATGATGGTGGCGATTTGACCAATATGGTGTTCGATCAATTTCCTGAGTTAATTGATGGCATCAGAGGTCTTTCTGAAGAGACTACAACTGGTGTGCACCGTTTATACGAGCGCATGAAAAAAGGAACATTGCACTTGCCTGCAATTAACGTGAATGACTCGGTTACAAAATCGAAATTTGATAACAAATATGGCTGCCGTGAGTCTTTAGTAGATGCGATCCGCCGTGCTACTGACTTAATGTTGGCCGGTAAGGTTGCGGTTGTAGCAGGCTACGGAGATGTAGGTAAAGGTTCCGCAGAATCTTTACGTTCTGCTGGAGTACGCGTAATCGTTACGGAAATTGACCCTATCTGTGCGTTGCAAGCGGCAATGGAAGGCTACGAAGTGAAGAAAATGGCTGATGCGATTGTTGAAGCAAACATCGTAGTAACCACAACAGGTAATAAGGATATCGTTCGTCCGGAACACTTCAAAGCAATGAAAGATAAAACTGTAGTTTGTAATATCGGACACTTCGATAATGAAATCGATGTTGCCTGGTTAAATGACAACTACGGATCTACTAAAGTGGAAATCAAACCGCAAGTTGATAAATATACAATCGACGGTAAGGATATTATCTTATTAGCCGAAGGCCGTTTAGTAAACTTAGGATGTGCAACTGGTCACCCTTCTTTCGTAATGTCAAACTCGTTCACTAACCAAACTTTAGCGCAATTAGAGTTGTGGACAAACACAGATCAATACGAAAAGCAAGTGTACACACTTCCTAAACACTTAGATGAGAAAGTTGCTCGTTTACACTTAGCACATATCGGTGTAGAGTTAGAAGAACTAACACAAGAACAAGCAGAATATATCGGTGTTACGGTAGAAGGCCCTTACAAGCCGGAAGCGTATCGTTATTAG
- the carB gene encoding carbamoyl-phosphate synthase large subunit codes for MPRNTSINSVLIIGSGPIVIGQACEFDYSGSQAALSLKEEGISVSIINSNPATIMTDNVVADHVYLLPLTCESIEQILQERQIDAVLPTMGGQTALNLCIEASNRGIWDKYNVKVIGVDVAAIEKTENREEFRQLMIDIGVGVATSKIANSFLEGKEAAQIIGFPLVIRPSYTLAGTGGGFVHKKEDFDAALNRGLHASPTHEVLVEQAVLGWKEFELELLRDTNDNVIIICTIENFDPMGIHTGDSITVAPGMTLSDKCYQDMRNQAIKMMRSIGNFAGGCNVQFSVNPENEEIIAIEINPRVSRSSALASKATGYPIAKIAAKLAIGYNLDELQNQITKTTSAYFEPTLDYVIVKVPRFNFDKFKGANKELGLQMKAVGEVMAIGRTFIEALQKAAQSLETGRAGLGADGRQSRNLEEIMYSLEHPSADRLFHIKDAFELGVPLESIRKATLIDKWFLVQIQELVQLEGELRRYQLNNIPRDFFMTLKQKGYSDYQISWLLGNVTEDEVYDRRKELGISRVYKMVDTCAAEFPAHTPYYYSTFEDENESIVSDRKKIIVLGSGPNRIGQGIEFDYSCVHGLLAAKECGYEAIMVNCNPETVSTDFNMADKLYFEPVFWEHVREIIELEKPEGVIVQLGGQTALKMAERLEALGVKIIGTSFENMDLAEDRGRFSDLLKELEIPYPKYGVATNAEEALKVANEVGYPVLVRPSYVLGGQGMSIVINDEDLEKAVVNLLKSLPGNQILIDHFLDRAEEAESDSICDGEDVHIIGMMEHIEPAGIHSGDSSAVLPPFSLSEGVQQKMEEYSIKLAKALNVRGLLNIQFAIKDENVYVIEANPRASRTVPFIAKAYDVPYINIATKVMLGENKLKDFSIVRKLEGYAIKEPVFSFSKFPEVDKQLGPEMKSTGEAIRFIKDLNDPHFRELYSQKSMFLNAQ; via the coding sequence ATGCCTAGAAACACCTCCATTAATTCGGTATTAATCATTGGATCTGGACCTATTGTCATCGGTCAAGCCTGTGAATTTGATTACTCAGGATCTCAAGCAGCCTTATCTTTAAAAGAAGAGGGTATTTCAGTTTCCATCATCAACTCTAACCCTGCAACAATCATGACTGATAATGTTGTAGCGGATCATGTTTACCTACTTCCATTAACATGCGAAAGTATTGAGCAGATTCTTCAAGAGCGTCAAATCGATGCTGTTTTACCTACAATGGGTGGACAGACAGCTTTGAACTTGTGTATTGAAGCATCAAACCGCGGTATTTGGGACAAGTACAACGTGAAAGTAATCGGTGTTGATGTTGCAGCGATTGAAAAAACAGAAAACCGCGAGGAATTCCGTCAATTAATGATCGACATCGGCGTTGGGGTTGCGACTTCAAAAATCGCTAACTCTTTCTTAGAAGGTAAAGAAGCGGCACAAATCATTGGTTTCCCATTGGTTATCCGTCCTTCTTATACATTGGCTGGAACCGGAGGTGGGTTCGTACATAAGAAAGAAGATTTTGACGCGGCTTTAAATCGTGGTCTTCATGCTTCGCCAACACACGAAGTATTGGTTGAGCAAGCGGTTTTAGGTTGGAAAGAATTTGAGCTAGAATTGTTGCGTGATACAAACGATAACGTAATCATTATCTGTACTATTGAGAACTTTGACCCAATGGGTATCCACACGGGTGACTCGATCACAGTAGCACCAGGAATGACGCTTTCTGATAAGTGCTACCAAGATATGCGTAATCAAGCAATTAAGATGATGCGCTCGATCGGTAACTTCGCTGGAGGTTGTAACGTTCAGTTCTCAGTGAATCCCGAGAATGAAGAAATCATCGCGATCGAAATCAACCCTCGTGTATCTCGTTCTTCAGCATTAGCATCAAAAGCAACAGGTTACCCCATTGCGAAAATCGCTGCGAAATTAGCTATCGGTTATAACTTAGACGAGCTTCAAAATCAAATTACAAAGACTACCTCTGCTTATTTCGAGCCGACGTTAGACTATGTAATCGTGAAAGTTCCTCGTTTCAACTTTGATAAATTCAAAGGTGCAAATAAAGAATTAGGTCTGCAGATGAAAGCTGTTGGCGAGGTTATGGCAATCGGCCGTACGTTCATCGAAGCGCTTCAAAAAGCAGCACAATCATTAGAAACTGGCCGTGCAGGTCTAGGTGCTGATGGTCGTCAATCTAGAAATTTAGAAGAGATCATGTACAGCTTGGAGCATCCAAGTGCTGATCGTCTTTTCCATATTAAAGATGCTTTCGAACTAGGTGTTCCATTGGAATCTATTCGTAAAGCAACGCTTATCGACAAGTGGTTCTTGGTACAGATTCAAGAATTAGTACAATTGGAGGGTGAACTACGTCGCTACCAATTGAACAATATCCCTCGTGATTTCTTCATGACCTTGAAACAAAAAGGATATTCTGATTACCAAATTTCATGGTTGTTGGGGAATGTGACGGAAGATGAGGTTTATGACCGTCGTAAAGAATTAGGTATAAGTCGTGTTTATAAAATGGTTGATACATGTGCGGCAGAATTCCCTGCACACACGCCTTACTACTACTCGACTTTCGAAGATGAGAACGAATCTATCGTTTCTGATCGCAAGAAAATCATCGTATTGGGTTCAGGTCCTAACCGCATCGGTCAAGGTATCGAATTCGATTACTCATGTGTACACGGATTATTAGCTGCAAAAGAATGTGGGTACGAAGCAATCATGGTTAACTGTAACCCTGAAACGGTTTCTACCGACTTTAACATGGCCGATAAGTTATACTTCGAGCCTGTATTCTGGGAGCATGTTCGCGAGATTATCGAACTAGAAAAACCGGAAGGTGTAATCGTACAGTTAGGTGGTCAGACGGCATTGAAGATGGCTGAGCGCTTAGAAGCTTTAGGTGTGAAAATCATCGGTACTTCATTCGAGAATATGGACTTAGCGGAAGATCGCGGTCGTTTCTCTGATTTATTGAAAGAGTTAGAAATTCCTTATCCTAAATATGGTGTTGCTACGAATGCTGAGGAAGCATTGAAAGTGGCAAACGAAGTTGGTTACCCGGTTTTAGTACGTCCTTCCTATGTGTTGGGTGGACAAGGGATGAGCATTGTGATCAACGATGAGGACTTGGAAAAAGCAGTAGTTAACCTATTGAAGAGCCTTCCAGGAAACCAGATCTTAATTGACCACTTCTTAGACAGAGCGGAAGAAGCAGAGTCGGATTCTATCTGTGATGGTGAAGATGTACACATCATCGGTATGATGGAGCATATTGAGCCTGCAGGTATCCACTCGGGAGACTCATCGGCGGTACTGCCTCCATTCAGTCTATCGGAAGGCGTTCAACAAAAGATGGAAGAGTATTCAATCAAATTAGCGAAAGCATTGAACGTAAGAGGTTTATTGAACATCCAATTTGCAATCAAAGATGAGAACGTATATGTAATCGAAGCGAATCCTCGTGCATCACGTACAGTTCCTTTCATCGCGAAAGCTTACGATGTTCCTTACATCAATATCGCTACGAAAGTCATGTTAGGTGAAAACAAGCTGAAAGACTTTAGCATCGTTCGCAAGTTAGAAGGATACGCAATCAAAGAACCAGTATTCTCATTCTCAAAATTCCCTGAGGTTGATAAACAATTAGGTCCTGAGATGAAATCAACTGGTGAAGCAATTCGTTTTATCAAAGATTTGAACGACCCTCACTTTAGAGAATTGTATAGTCAAAAATCAATGTTCTTAAATGCACAGTAG
- a CDS encoding amidohydrolase, with the protein MRKASLYICILFSISLLFSCTTNQQIDLIVYNAKVYTVDSSFRTVEAIAINNGVFIDRGNSQDLLNKYDAKEKIDAAGKFVYPGFYDSHGHFFLLADAMDEVNLLGTASYDELLSRLQTYITANPDKKWIIGNGWDQNLWPDKQFPTKDSLDKYFPDIPIFLSRVDYHAALVNSKALAAASIDSVFMVEGGLISSNEEGELDGILLDNAMKLVSEHIPEQNNEVLVKMLKRTQDSLFSVGLTSIVDAGLTEQQIDVLKVFYNADSLQIRNYAMVASNPKSVKNYLRSGTFESERLTVRSFKLMADGALGSRGACLLHPYHDSPTNGFLLQSSEEFDDLIKQLAKSNFQVNTHAIGDSANRLILDTYGKYLKDSKDRRWRIEHAQIIAPGDFKKFKEFSIIPSVQPTHATSDMYWAEDRLGHDRMKGAYAYRDLLEQYGLLALGSDFPVEHYNPLYGFHAAVARVDKNNFPKGGFQFENAITREQALRGMTIWAAYACFQEKKRGSIEKGKDADFVILDEDIMQAAPEKLRDIKTLQTFVAGESVFKRNQ; encoded by the coding sequence ATGAGAAAGGCAAGCCTTTATATTTGCATACTATTCAGTATATCACTTTTGTTTTCCTGCACCACCAATCAGCAGATCGACTTAATCGTATACAACGCAAAGGTGTACACGGTAGACTCTTCTTTTCGAACGGTCGAAGCGATTGCTATAAATAACGGTGTATTCATCGATCGTGGTAATTCACAGGATTTATTGAATAAATACGATGCAAAAGAAAAGATTGATGCTGCCGGTAAATTCGTCTATCCTGGTTTCTACGATTCACACGGACACTTCTTCCTTCTAGCGGATGCTATGGACGAGGTCAACCTCTTAGGGACGGCCTCCTACGACGAACTCCTCTCTAGATTACAAACTTATATAACGGCAAATCCGGATAAGAAATGGATCATTGGCAATGGCTGGGATCAAAACTTATGGCCCGACAAGCAATTCCCAACAAAAGACTCGTTGGACAAATATTTCCCCGATATTCCAATCTTTCTTTCTCGCGTTGATTATCACGCCGCTTTGGTCAACAGCAAAGCTTTAGCTGCTGCTTCTATCGACAGTGTATTTATGGTCGAGGGCGGACTGATTTCTTCTAACGAAGAGGGTGAATTGGATGGTATCCTATTGGACAATGCGATGAAACTGGTTAGCGAGCATATCCCTGAACAGAATAATGAAGTACTGGTAAAAATGCTCAAAAGAACACAGGACTCCCTGTTTTCCGTCGGTCTAACAAGCATAGTCGACGCTGGCTTGACGGAACAACAGATCGATGTATTGAAGGTCTTTTACAATGCCGACTCCCTGCAGATCCGAAATTATGCGATGGTGGCTTCCAATCCTAAAAGTGTTAAGAATTACCTTCGCTCCGGCACATTTGAATCTGAACGTTTGACTGTTCGCTCTTTTAAACTAATGGCAGATGGAGCCCTAGGATCACGGGGCGCCTGCTTACTACACCCCTACCATGACTCGCCGACGAACGGCTTCCTTTTGCAGAGCTCGGAAGAATTTGACGACTTGATCAAGCAGTTGGCGAAAAGCAACTTCCAAGTAAATACGCATGCAATTGGGGATTCGGCAAATCGCCTGATCTTGGACACCTATGGTAAATATCTGAAGGATTCCAAAGATCGTAGATGGCGTATTGAGCATGCTCAAATCATTGCACCCGGTGATTTCAAGAAATTTAAAGAGTTCTCCATCATCCCTTCGGTGCAGCCTACGCACGCCACATCAGATATGTATTGGGCGGAAGATCGCCTGGGACATGACCGTATGAAAGGCGCCTATGCCTACAGAGATTTATTGGAACAATATGGATTGCTAGCATTAGGGAGCGATTTTCCCGTGGAACATTACAATCCTTTATATGGATTCCACGCTGCAGTCGCTCGAGTCGATAAGAATAATTTCCCGAAAGGCGGTTTTCAGTTCGAGAATGCCATCACCCGAGAGCAGGCTTTACGTGGAATGACCATCTGGGCAGCCTATGCTTGTTTCCAAGAAAAGAAAAGAGGAAGTATTGAAAAAGGTAAAGACGCTGATTTCGTTATCCTGGATGAAGACATCATGCAAGCGGCTCCTGAAAAACTCCGTGACATCAAAACCCTGCAAACCTTTGTAGCAGGCGAATCGGTATTCAAAAGAAATCAATAA
- a CDS encoding formylglycine-generating enzyme family protein, with translation MRKLIFTTLIASASILPGFAQQATAVDSSQMLCHAEAVPSRATAIMKANVAQQGKDTVKMVYIKGGTFQMGSSNFTDAKPIHEVTLSPFYMDEHEVTNDQYAAFVKATGYITVAERPLDPKEFPNVDPKLLVPGSAVFKAPNQVQGMQNHLQWWDYVPGANWRHPEGPESTIEGKGDHPVTQLAYEDAEAYAKWAGKRLPTEAEWEFAAKEGRHTDETYYWGNEKTPHGEWMANIFQGTFPTNNSKEDGYESTAPVKHFPPNLYGLYDMEGNVWEWCSDFYRPDYYANSPKENPKGPAESYDPQEPGAVKRVQRGGSFLCNDQYCERYKAGSRGKGEVNSPTNNVGFRCVK, from the coding sequence ATGCGAAAACTTATCTTTACTACCTTAATTGCTTCGGCTTCTATATTGCCAGGATTTGCTCAGCAGGCCACTGCCGTGGATTCCTCGCAGATGCTATGTCATGCTGAGGCGGTACCGTCTCGTGCGACTGCGATTATGAAAGCAAATGTTGCACAACAGGGAAAAGATACGGTCAAGATGGTTTACATAAAAGGAGGAACCTTTCAGATGGGGTCTTCAAATTTCACCGATGCAAAGCCTATTCACGAAGTGACGCTGTCACCGTTCTATATGGATGAGCATGAAGTCACGAATGATCAATATGCCGCGTTTGTAAAGGCTACAGGATATATCACGGTAGCAGAACGGCCTTTAGATCCAAAAGAATTTCCGAATGTAGATCCCAAGTTACTCGTTCCGGGGTCGGCAGTGTTCAAAGCGCCAAATCAGGTGCAGGGGATGCAGAACCACCTTCAGTGGTGGGATTATGTCCCGGGGGCAAATTGGCGTCATCCTGAAGGTCCAGAAAGCACGATAGAAGGAAAAGGCGATCATCCTGTCACCCAACTAGCTTACGAAGATGCTGAAGCATATGCGAAATGGGCAGGGAAGAGATTGCCAACCGAAGCCGAATGGGAATTCGCAGCCAAAGAGGGAAGACATACGGATGAAACCTATTATTGGGGTAACGAGAAAACACCGCATGGTGAATGGATGGCCAATATATTCCAAGGAACTTTCCCAACCAACAATAGCAAGGAAGACGGCTACGAATCAACAGCTCCCGTTAAGCATTTCCCACCCAACCTTTACGGATTATATGATATGGAAGGAAACGTATGGGAGTGGTGCTCCGATTTTTATAGACCAGACTACTACGCAAACAGTCCAAAAGAAAACCCGAAAGGTCCTGCAGAATCTTATGACCCCCAAGAACCCGGCGCCGTAAAACGCGTACAGCGTGGTGGCTCTTTTCTTTGCAACGATCAATACTGCGAACGCTATAAAGCCGGCAGCCGAGGAAAAGGAGAAGTAAACTCACCAACAAATAATGTTGGTTTTAGATGTGTGAAGTAG